Within Halomicrobium urmianum, the genomic segment GTCGGGCGCAGAAGAACGAAGCAGGTACGCTGATGTCTCCCGCTGAAGCCCTTCAATAGGCTTAACCAACAAATTTCGTTCCGACAGCCCACGTTGGTTAAGCCCTTGTTCAACCGAGTACCCTACTGAGGAGTTGGTCCGTGACGAGGCGACTGACACACCTGACACTCCCACATCGGCTGGCCCGACCACTCGTCATCTGGGAGAGACTCGAACTCCTGAAACTGGTGTTTAGTCATTCGACCGCACTTGCGACATTCAAGCTGTGTTTTCGAGGGAACACTGGGTTGGCGATTCTCGGACTGGTTGTCGTCGACGGAACGCTGGAGTGCAATCGACGGCACCAGCCAGACGTCGTCATCGGCGCTCTCAAGTAGCTCTGTAACCCGATCTTCGTCACGAACGTCGTTCCCTCTCTCGTCGTAGAGGAACGTCGTGTGTGCCCCTTCATACCGCGACTGCGTCGACTCTGCCTGTCCAGTCCGCTCACGAGCGGCTGTGAGTAGCTGTTCGCCGCTTTCAGAGGTGACTCGAACTGCTTCGGGGAGCGAGGGCCACTTGTCGGTCAGCTGTGTGGCGGGCCTTGCATCGAGGTCGTAGATCAGCTGGCAGTCGTCGACCGCTGGATCCCTATCGGTCTTCGCGAGGAGCGTGGCCGCAGCAGCACCTTTCGCCACGGCCGCGTAGAACGTCGACGCCTCGACGAGCAGATGTACGACGTGGAGTAGTGTCCACTCAGTATCCGGAGGACGACTACTGTCGCTGGTTCCATCGAGATGATTTGAGAGGCAGAACCGACACTTGGTACGGTTCCCAGGAATCGACGCACCGCACGAGGAACACTCGCTCCGCGCCGATCTCACTCGATCAGGATACGATCTGAGCCCTTCCTTTCGCTTTCGTTCTGCTCGTTCAGTGTTCCCCCGTCCAGAAAGCCCGTCGTCGGGAACGTGGTTCGCTTCGCCAAGTGGTCGTAGTTCCTCAAAACCAGAGTAGTGGTCCGTCATCTCTTGTGGATGGCTTCCCTCGTTATCGTACTTGAACTCATGCTCCCCTTCATCACGAAATCACTGTGACGACCACAGTGTCTCTATGCGTTGCTCTATTGCCGTGAGGACGGTGGAGTATACTTCGAGTGGATGGAGCGACGGGAGTTCGAGGTCGGTAATTTCGGCGGCAGTCGGTGGCTTGTGGAAGTGCAACCGGGTGTTGTGCGCGTTCGGGTGCCGGTCCCAGCGACACTCCCAGCGGTCCCCGTCCTCGTGCTCTTCGACGTAGTGGACTGAGAAATCGCCAGTCGTGAACCATCGGATGTCGAGACGGGCCGCTGTTACTGTGTCAGGATATCGTCCAGCGTCGAGCAGTCCACGAAGCAGTCGAGGTTCGTATGAATCCGGATCGAACGCAGTCTCGGCGACGAGTGAATCCGACGAGAGGTGTCGCTCCAGCAGGCGCAGCGTCTGTCGATCCGGCGGGCCCGTCGAGTGTGGGGCCGGATCCTCCGGTGGCTGACTCATTTAGGCCGGAAGCAGATGCCCATCATTCTGGGAGAGCTGGCGAGCAAGTTCGTATAGCCGGATATCTCGAATCACGCCCTGCCACTCGCTGACTGCGGTCATCCGCTCGTGGATGGTTTCGTGACTATCGTGATCAAACACGTTGACAGCCGTTGGGTCTGTCGTCTCGAACTGCGCTTCGTATTCCGTTCGCTGGGCTTCGAGCGCCTCCACGCGGTCGATGATCGCTTCGATAGAGAGCTCGGTTGCGATTCGACTGGCGTCCTGCCATTCGAGATACCCCTCGTTACGTTCGTATGTTGCTGGACGGCTGTCTCTCTCGGCTCGGGCGATGCCCATCTCCGTCAAGCGGTCGAGGTGCTTTTTCGCGGCATTCGGAGAGCAGTCCGCAAGCTCAGCGATCTCGGTGTAGGCAGTCGGAGCGGTAACGCCGAGGACGACGTCGTAGACACGACCAAACGTGTCTGTCCCCGTCTGCCACCGGCGCTGCGTATCGTCGGGCGTGGGGGCCGGGTCGAACTCGGTCATACCTATCTGTAGGCGGCCACTCTCAATATATCTTTGGATTCTCCAAATATGTGCAAAAGGGTGCTGTGCTGGTTTACTGGGAGGGCAGGACCAGACTTGGTCAATCGCGTAGTCTTGCGACTGCCTTTCCGATCTGCCGGACGTGTTCACTCCGCTCCAGATCTAACTCCTCGGCAAGATAATCGACCGTCTCTGTGAGCGTCATGGTTGAGTAACTCATCTCTCAGCGTATGAAGCTGATGTCCTTAAAAACCGGCTCACGCCGCGTTGAGTTCGTCTCTCCTGGCACGAACTGTTACAGCTGACATCCCTGCAGCATCCGCAACTCTCTGCTGTGTGAGTGGTCTTCCGTGTTCCTGTGCAGCTTTGTATATGCAGGCCGCCGCGACGCCACTCGGACGACACCCGTTTGAAATAGCAGTTTCTTGATGGTGCTTCGAGAGTGCCACTGCTCGACGCCGGGTGGCGTCTGAAATGCTAAGCTCTGACGCGAGACGGGGGATGAATTCGCTCGGTCGAACAGGCTGGGTCGGTAGTCCGAGTTCTGTATTCAGCGTCTTGTACGCATTCGCGACTCTCGATTGCTCGACGCGTGCTGCGTCGACGACGTCGTCGAGTAACCGCGAGTGACCGTTACAGCGACAGGCTCCGTAGATGCTTGCTGCCGCTATCGCCTCGATTGATCGGCCTCGAAGCAGATCTTCGGTTTGAGCGCTCCGGAACAGTTGACACGCCTGATCACGGACCGAACCTGAGAGCTCGAGGGCGCTCGCGATTCTTCGAACTTCACCCAGGCCGTGTGCGAGATTTCGCTCGGCTTTCGACTGGAACCGACCACGAGTCTGTTCACGCCGCATTCGGGATAGCCGCTGGCGCTTTCGTCCAGAGAGTTCGTTCCCGTTCGCATCTTTCCCGCGACCAATTTCCGTCGACAGCCCTCGGTCATGCCGTGCCGCAGTCAGTGGAGCGCCCGTCCGCTTTCGCTGGTCCTGATCGTGAGCTCTCCATTCCGGACCGTGGTCGATTCGTTGTTCGTCAATAACGAGTCCACAGTCCTCACAGATGGTTTCGACCGAGTTGGTAGTGACCAGGCCACTGCACTCGGGACATTGGTTTGCGTTCGATTCTGTCTGGATGTCCTCATCGAAAGTCGTTTCGTAGATGTCTCTGGTTGCCATCGTTCTCACCGTGTTTCGGGAACTCGCCAGTTCGGCGCGCCCCTCGCCCTTTTAAGGGTCAATAAACGCTATCAAACGGAACGACCCAACGCTAATCAACAGGCCTTCGG encodes:
- a CDS encoding transcription initiation factor IIB; the encoded protein is MATRDIYETTFDEDIQTESNANQCPECSGLVTTNSVETICEDCGLVIDEQRIDHGPEWRAHDQDQRKRTGAPLTAARHDRGLSTEIGRGKDANGNELSGRKRQRLSRMRREQTRGRFQSKAERNLAHGLGEVRRIASALELSGSVRDQACQLFRSAQTEDLLRGRSIEAIAAASIYGACRCNGHSRLLDDVVDAARVEQSRVANAYKTLNTELGLPTQPVRPSEFIPRLASELSISDATRRRAVALSKHHQETAISNGCRPSGVAAACIYKAAQEHGRPLTQQRVADAAGMSAVTVRARRDELNAA
- a CDS encoding biosurfactant protein 1 gives rise to the protein MTDHYSGFEELRPLGEANHVPDDGLSGRGNTERAERKRKEGLRSYPDRVRSARSECSSCGASIPGNRTKCRFCLSNHLDGTSDSSRPPDTEWTLLHVVHLLVEASTFYAAVAKGAAAATLLAKTDRDPAVDDCQLIYDLDARPATQLTDKWPSLPEAVRVTSESGEQLLTAARERTGQAESTQSRYEGAHTTFLYDERGNDVRDEDRVTELLESADDDVWLVPSIALQRSVDDNQSENRQPSVPSKTQLECRKCGRMTKHQFQEFESLPDDEWSGQPMWECQVCQSPRHGPTPQ
- a CDS encoding DUF7342 family protein; translation: MTEFDPAPTPDDTQRRWQTGTDTFGRVYDVVLGVTAPTAYTEIAELADCSPNAAKKHLDRLTEMGIARAERDSRPATYERNEGYLEWQDASRIATELSIEAIIDRVEALEAQRTEYEAQFETTDPTAVNVFDHDSHETIHERMTAVSEWQGVIRDIRLYELARQLSQNDGHLLPA